One genomic segment of Echeneis naucrates chromosome 18, fEcheNa1.1, whole genome shotgun sequence includes these proteins:
- the LOC115058483 gene encoding protein mono-ADP-ribosyltransferase PARP14-like, producing the protein MDDIYKHPVFFECDSLREEKKKAIEKYFRIRRKSGGGESGSLRIVRDQVFSISFRYQKDQQRVLEKRKHVVEFADAPLVFTVRGSLDPNTSCPDTFSCPDTSSFLGQESTDPAQRIPASSPPPGGEEYELRPDIYLLSYLKECPEAGGELEEALTAVGCSAQIYPEEGRVVVKSLAPPAAVGEGRNWKAEVDKLFGAYLCHYEVDPHKVRALLQSRPSTQTTDEVKVYGEGGLAVVVGKSPQVNARLVDVEGSTAKCQDSRLSQKKTRVCRLGEAKLRLLWKDIEGGLGIHFPGVKVTQGDAGQVVLEGLVEDILGAGDWVAEKEKLVLERKVFEMKPHLLAVLRKAYGGPGMLGGYLGVGDMVEFELRDAALHFFSVSADKLDESENALQLEFKEVKVDVPHCSALSAELQKKLQSKTGKMNQVQYRAQAQFGSDSTVSLLGHTREVEELSEAVKQFILQSTVRLPFPELAQELPTFLKEWGFDFSGVTLHPVTSSSGAVMVLEGPTTQVTEVKKRLDALVDCLVQDRIHTGFFLSLRFSEGDAPVASYILSDGLQVLVRQGDITKLEADALVNAANEDLDHCGGVALALSKAGGPEIQRESKALVEHIGKIPTGDVVVTTGGNLLCKKLLHAVGPTAGRADGRERLLLEKAVDTALNLSDTMEFRSVALPCISSGVFGVPLAVCSEAIVSAVKRFGSQGGRSLSKVILIDTKEEAVRAMQGACDRLLQGSSGNSTPSSLEPLMGAAARDSAGPPGDVHVEVLQGTIEAQQVDAVVSPMVGNEPLSTRVGNALFKIGGCQLTAAFKREAGEEVLPGDAVVVEGTFGLPSRAVIFLSLAPWDGDNDGTAVEVLRMGINTILTSCERSRFGSVAFPVLGAGIALQCGAVETFTSSSHVGCHCG; encoded by the exons ATGGATGATATTTACAAACATCCCGTTTTCTTCGAGTGTGACAGtctgagggaggaaaagaagaaggcCATTGAGAAATATTTCCGCATTCGTCGTAAATCTGGCGGAGGCGAATCCGGGTCCCTGCGGATTGTGCGTGATCAGGTCTTCAGTATTTCCTTCAGATATCAGAAAG atCAGCAAAGAGTCTTGGAGAAACGTAAGCATGTTGTAGAGTTTGCAGATGCCCCGCTGGTGTTCACTGTCCGAGGCAGCCTGGACCCAAATACCTCCTGTCCTGACACCTTCTCCTGTCCCGACACCTCCTCCTTTCTGGGCCAGGAGTCAACAGATCCAGCACAG CGTATTCCTGCCTCCAGTCCACCACCGGGTGGTGAAGAATATGAACTACGACCAGATATTTACCTCCTCAGTTATCTGAAGGAATGTCCCGAGGCTGGGGGGGAACTAGAGGAAGCTCTCACTGCTGTGGGCTGCTCTGCTCAGATTTACCCCGAGGAGGGGCGGGTTGTCGTCAAGAGTTTAGCCCCCCCTGCAGCTGTAGGTGAAGGTAGAAACTGGAAGGCTGAAGTGGACAAACTCTTTGGGGCCTACCTGTGCCACTATGAGGTGGACCCTCACAAAGTCAGAGCTCTGCTTCAGTCCCGTCCCTCCACTCAGACCACTGATGAGGTTAAGGTGTACGGTGAGGGGGGGCTGGCTGTGGTCGTTGGGAAAAGTCCTCAGGTTAATGCCAGGTTGGTGGATGTAGAAGGCTCAACTGCCAAATGTCAGGATTCCCGTTTAAGCCAAAAGAAAACTCGAGTTTGTCGACTCGGTGAGGCCAAGCTCCGCCTCCTGTGGAAAGACATCGAGGGCGGACTGGGAATACATTTTCCTGGAGTTAAGGTCACACAGGGAGATGCAGGTCAGGTCGTTTTGGAGGGTCTTGTGGAGGATATTCTTGGAGCTGGAGATTGGGTGGCTGAGAAGGAGAAGCTGGTGTTAGAGAGGAAAGTTTTTGAAATGAAGCCACATCTTCTGGCTGTCCTAAGGAAGGCGTACGGAGGCCCAGGCATGCTCGGGGGCTACTTAGGGGTTGGTGATATGGTGGAATTTGAGTTGCGAGATGCAGCGCTgcatttcttctctgtctctgctgataAACTGGATGAGTCAGAAAACGCACTGCAGTTAGAGTTCAAGGAAGTAAAAGTCGATGTTCCTCACTGCTCTGCTTTGTCAGCCGAGCTTCAGAAAAAACTTCAATCCAAGACAGGCAAGATGAACCAGGTGCAATATCGGGCTCAGGCCCAGTTTGGCTCAGACAGCACTGTGAGCTTACTGGGCCACACGAGAGAAGTTGAAGAGCTGAGTGAGGCCGTCAAACAGTTTATTTTGCAAAGCACAGTCCGTCTCCCTTTCCCAGAATTAGCACAAGAGCTACCAACATTTTTGAAGGAGTGGGGTTTTGACTTTTCAGGGGTTACCTTACATCCTGTGACCTCTTCCTCTGGGGCCGTCATGGTGCTGGAAGGCCCAACCACACAGGTGACTGAGGTCAAGAAAAGACTGGATGCATTAGTAGACTGCCTCGTTCAGGACAGAATCCACACGGGCTTCTTTCTATCTTTGAGATTCAGTGAAGGAGACGCACCAGTTGCCAGCTACATCCTCAGTGACGGTCTTCAAGTGCTGGTGCGTCAGGGCGACATCACCAAACTGGAGGCAGACGCCCTGGTTAACGCCGCCAATGAAGATCTGGACCACTGTGGGGGTGTTGCTCTAGCACTGAGCAAAGCAGGAGGCCCTGAAATACAGAGGGAGAGCAAGGCCTTAGTGGAGCACATTGGGAAAATTCCCACAGGTGATGTGGTCGTGACCACGGGGGGGAACTTACTCTGCAAGAAACTTCTGCATGCCGTCGGTCCCACAGCTGGAAGAGCAGATGGCAGAGAAAGGTTGTTGTTGGAGAAAGCTGTTGACACCGCTCTGAATTTGTCAGACACCATGGAGTTTAGGTCTGTAGCCCTGCCCTGTATCAGCTCGGGTGTGTTTGGTGTTCCTCTCGCTGTGTGCTCTGAAGCTATCGTCAGCGCCGTAAAAAGGTTTGGCAGTCAGGGAGGGCGAAGTCTGAGCAAAGTCATCCTGATTGATACCAAAGAGGAGGCGGTGAGGGCCATGCAGGGAGCATGTGACAGGCTTCTGCAGGGGAGTAGCGGAAACTCCACACCGAGTAGTTTGGAGCCTCTGATGGGAGCTGCTGCCCGAGACAGTGCCGGACCTCCTGGAGATGTCCACGTCGAGGTTCTTCAGGGAACCATTGAAGCCCAGCAG GTGGATGCGGTGGTATCTCCGATGGTTGGCAACGAGCCTCTCTCCACCCGTGTTGGAAACGCTTTGTTTAAAATAGGCGGATGccagctgactgctgcttttaaaagagaagcaggagaagaagTGCTTCCGGGTGATGCAGTTGTGGTTGAGGGCACGTTTGGCCTCCCGTCTCGTGCAGTGATCTTCCTCAGCCTTGCTCCCTGGGATGGTGACAACGATGGAACTGCAGTCGag GTTCTGAGAATGGGCATCAACACAATCCTGACTTCTTGTGAGAGGAGCAGGTTTGGATCAGTGGCCTTTCCTGTACTCGGGGCCGGCATTGCCCTGCAATGCGGAGCAGTGGAAACATTTACCAGCAGCTCGCACGTTGGTTGTCATTGTGGCTGA
- the LOC115059261 gene encoding uncharacterized protein LOC115059261 — protein sequence MEEPRRIAILGKTGAGKSSLVNTICGEEVFKVYHNVNSGTKDCQSATRSVHNRRITLIDTPGLFDTDRAEEELKAEILRCITECAPGPHAFLILLKVEKFTVHENAVVEKLLEYFSEEAFKYAAVVFTHGDQLSEGEKIKDFVQKNEKLKEIVGKCGHRCHVIDNKYWKNNNPQDYRSNQFQVQQLLQTIDDIFLANGGTCYTNEMLQEVYKKILEEEARLRHSGVDPSVIRQRAKERVWEGLWFLGKGIAVTALVGVLVGAAVAFPIFPALLLGVREIGSTADELRVNVTEPRRIVILGKTGVGKSSLANTIFGEEVFDISHAADSGTTNCQSATRSVHNRRITLVDTPGFFDTDRAEEELKAEILRCITECAPGPHAFLILLKVEKFTVHENAVVEKILEYFSEEAFKYAAVVFTHGDQLSEGEKIKDFVQKNEKLKEIVGKCGHRCHVIDNKYWKNTNPRDYRSNKFQVQKLLQTIDDIFQKNKRTCYTNEMLQAVHEEIKEEEKLLKQMSGNRSDIRQRAKDNVWKRLCIRMTGVAVGTLIGALCGVGVTIALSCTLMKFIAEKALIKKAVLQTLGSGAVGAIEALEAAGAAGAAGAAGGAGAAGAAGAAGGAGAAGAAGAAGAAGAAGAAGAAGAAGAAGAAGAAGGAGAAGAAGGGAMSVIPTLGKVSLGAGALYGAFRGYSAVEEAETVGEAAKMAAAAIKDDAEYIYNSAAGFIRKY from the exons ATGGAAG aGCCAAGGAGAATTGCCATCTTGGGAAAAACTGGAGCTGGAAAGAGCAGCCTGGTCAACACCATCTGTGGAGAGGAGGTGTTCAAGGTCTATCATAACGTCAATTCTGGAACAAAAGATTGTCAATCAGCAACCAGATCTGTCCACAACAGGAGAATCACTTTGATCGACACTCCTGGTCtctttgacacagacagagcagaagaagagctgaaagcAGAAATCCTGAGATGTATCACAGAGTGTGCTCCTGGGCCTCATGCCTTCCTCATTCTGCTGAAAGTAGAGAAGTTCACAGTGCATGAGAACGCCGTCGTTGAGAAATTATTGGAATATTTTTCTGAGGAGGCTTTTAAATATGCTGCTGTGGTCTTCACACATGGAGACCAGCTCTCCGAAGGAGAGAAAATTAAAGATTTTGtccaaaagaatgaaaaattgAAAGAGATAGTGGGGAAGTGCGGCCATCGATGTCACGTCATCGATAACAAatactggaaaaacaacaatccACAAGATTACAGGAGCAATCAGTTCCAggttcagcagctgcttcaaaCAATTGATGACATATTTCTGGCAAACGGAGGAACCTGCTACACCAATGAGATGCTTCAAGAGgtgtacaaaaaaatattagaaGAGGAGGCGCGCTTGAGACACTCAGGCGTTGATCCATCAGTGATCAGACAGAGGGCTAAAGAGAGGGTATGGGAGGGGCTTTGGTTCTTAGGTAAAGGCATTGCAGTGACTGCCTTGGTTGGAGTTCTTGTTGGTGCAGCAGTTGCATTTCCAATATTTCCTGCCTTACTGCTGGGTGTGCGGGAAAT TGGGAGCACAGCAGATGAGTTACGTGTTAATGTCACTG aGCCAAGGCGAATTGTCATCTTGGGAAAAACTGGAGTTGGAAAGAGCAGCCTGGCCAACACCATCTTTGGAGAGGAGGTGTTCGACATCAGCCACGCTGCCGACTCTGGAACAACAAATTGTCAGTCAGCAACCAGATCTGTCCACAACAGGAGGATCACTTTGGTCGACACTCCTGGTTtctttgacacagacagagcagaagaagagctgaaagcAGAAATCCTGAGATGTATCACAGAGTGTGCTCCTGGGCCTCATGCCTTCCTCATTCTGCTGAAAGTAGAGAAGTTCACAGTGCATGAGAACGCCGTCGTTGAGAAAATATTGGAATATTTTTCTGAGGAGGCTTTTAAATATGCTGCTGTGGTCTTCACACATGGAGACCAGCTCTCCGAAGGAGAGAAAATTAAAGATTTTGtccaaaagaatgaaaaattgAAAGAGATAGTGGGGAAGTGTGGCCATCGATGCCACGTCATCGATAACAAATACTGGAAAAACACCAATCCACGTGATTACAGGAGCAATAAGTTCCAGGTTCAGAAGCTGCTTCAAACAATTGATGacatatttcagaaaaacaaaagaacctGCTACACCAATGAGATGCTTCAAGCGGtgcatgaagaaataaaagaagaagagaaattaTTGAAACAAATGTCAGGAAACCGATCAGACATCAGACAGAGGGCTAAAGACAACGTATGGAAGAGGCTTTGTATCAGAATGACGGGTGTGGCAGTGGGGACGCTGATAGGAGCTCTTTGTGGCGTGGGAGTGACCATCGCACTCTCCTGTACACTTATGAAGTTTATTGCAGAAAAGGCACTCATAAAAAAAGCTGTGTTACAAACACTAGGATCAGGAGCAGTAGGGGCAATTGAGGCACTAGAGGCAGCTGGGGCAGCTGGGGCAGCTGgggcagctggaggagctggagcagctggggcagctggagcagctggaggagctggggcagctggagcagctggagcagctggagcagctggagcagctggggCAGCTGgggcagctggagcagctggggcagctggagcagctggagcagctggaggagctggggcagctggagcagctggaggaggagctaTGTCAGTCATACCAACGTTAGGCAAAGTTTCATTGGGTGCAGGAGCATTATATGGTGCCTTTAGGGGATACTCTGCAGTGGAGGAGGCAGAAACAGTCGGGGAAGCAGCAAAGATGGCGGCTGCAGCCATTAAGGATGATGCAGAGTATATCTATAACAGTGCAGCTGGCTTTATCAGGAAATATTAG
- the ltb4r gene encoding leukotriene B4 receptor 1: MGSNATDSQPVNFSVSMQVGIAILTLAFMLGFPGNLFVVWSVFCQVKKRSVTCLLVLNLALADAFVLLSAPFFLRYLAGGRGWEFGSAACKLVHYLSNVNMYVSIYLICLMSMDRWLAVSRPFISQRMRTKRSLLALLLGVWVLAFILSLPMPFYRSNLKYPRGNSTFNKCQPYHWDSRGHKVFQYVFETIMGCLVPFTLVTTCYSSVICRLRSAMFHGRGKGSRLIVMIIIAFAIFWLPYHIVNVIEVVGELTENKSVIQAALTARPNVTAFAYFSSAVNPILYVFAGSSHIRQAGLGFMGKLFDATYSESRTTSTFTRNGRRSTPDETSALHGLGRLGKTFKSKSTERSSSTAEKEADTLASIQQLE, encoded by the exons ATGGGGTCCAACGCCACCGACTCCCAGCCAGTCAACTTTTCAGTCTCAATGCAGGTGGGCATCGCCATCCTGACCCTGGCGTTCATGCTGGGCTTCCCGGGGAACCTGTTCGTGGTGTGGTCTGTGTTCTGCCAGGTGAAGAAGCGTTCGGTGACCTGCTTGTTGGTCCTGAATCTGGCTCTGGCCGACGCCTTTGTGCTCCTCAGCGCCCCTTTTTTCCTGCGGTACCTGGCCGGGGGGCGGGGCTGGGAGTTTGGCTCTGCTGCATGCAAGCTGGTTCACTACCTGTCCAACGTCAACATGTACGTTTCCATCTACCTCATCTGCCTGATGAGCATGGACCGCTGGTTGGCGGTCTCGCGGCCTTTTATATCCCAGAGGATGAGGACCAAGCGCTCCCTCCTGGCCCTCCTGCTGGGGGTCTGGGTGCTGGCTTTCATCCTGTCGCTGCCCATGCCTTTTTACCGCAG CAACCTGAAGTACCCAAGGGGAAACTCCACATTTAATAAGTGTCAGCCTTACCACTGGGACAGTCGAGGACACAAAGTCTTCCAGTATGTGTTTGAGACCATCATGGGCTGCCTGGTGCCCTTCACGCTCGTCACCACCTGTTACAGCTCAGTCATCTGCCGCCTGCGAAGCGCCATGTTCCACGGCAGAGGGAAAGGCAGCCGCCTCATTGTGATGATCATAATAGCGTTTGCAATCTTCTGGCTGCCCTATCACATCGTCAATGTCATTGAG GTGGTTGGAGAGCTGACGGAGAACAAATCAGTGATCCAAGCGGCTCTGACAGCTCGCCCCAACGTCACGGCCTTCGCCTACTTCAGCAGCGCCGTGAATCCAATCCTCTACGTGTTCGCCGGCAGCTCTCACATCCGCCAGGCTGGCCTCGGCTTCATGGGCAAACTGTTTGACGCCACCTACTCCGAGAGTAGGACCACGTCCACGTTCACTCGCAACGGCCGCAGAAGCACTCCGGACGAGACCTCGGCGCTGCACGGGCTGGGAAGGCTGGGAAAGACGTTTAAAAGCAAGAGCAcggagaggagcagcagcacgGCGGAAAAGGAGGCAGATACTCTGGCCAGCATCCAGCAGCTAGAGTAG
- the ltb4r2a gene encoding leukotriene B4 receptor 2a produces MATRNATIGDPDTVVDNKAGTTIGALILTLVFLLGCPGNLFVIWSILVRARKRSVTTLLIVNLACADGSLMALTPFFVAYLIMKTWTLGKAMCKILFYLCLVNMYASIHLIMLMSLYRLVAVVWPQRINLITRPRTVRWLLVMLWLAVIAASVPALVFRSTDPSSPNATVCESFHDKNEHVVLQYTFELVLGFLIPYTVIIVSYICILRRIRRTKFRRRIRSEKLILAIVLTFCLFWLPYHVINIVQVSWALCPEGPVRDKLEKIWRNSRAVTSSIAFISSCVNPVLYSFAGKNYIRKEGCGFMARLFEGTGSDSTTRKSRQNSQNSRDKDKEVESIMLKDKEPSVTNSNSNSKPVKNGK; encoded by the exons ATGGCTACACGTAACGCCACCATTGGTGACCCTGACACTGTTGTGGATAACAAAGCTGGCACAACCATCGGCGCCCTCATCCTGACCCTCGTCTTCTTGCTGGGCTGCCCGGGAAATTTATTCGTCATCTGGAGCATCCTGGTGCGCGCTCGTAAGCGCTCCGTCACCACTCTCCTCATCGTCAACCTGGCCTGCGCCGACGGCTCTCTGATGGCTCTCACCCCGTTCTTCGTCGCCTACCTCATCATGAAGACGTGGACGTTGGGGAAAGCTATGTGTAAGATCCTCTTCTACCTTTGTCTGGTCAACATGTACGCCTCCATCCACCTCATCATGCTGATGAGCCTCTACAGACTGGTGGCGGTGGTGTGGCCGCAGCGCATCAACCTCATCACCAGGCCCAGGACCGTGCGGTGGCTGCTGGTGATGCTGTGGCTGGCTGTGATCGCCGCCTCTGTTCCCGCACTGGTCTTCAGAAGCACAGACCCTTCCTCTCCCAACGCCACGGTGTGCGAATCGTTCCACGATAAAAACGAACAC GTTGTCTTGCAGTATACATTTGAACTCGTATTGGGGTTTCTAATCCCCTACACTGTCATCATAGTCAGCTACATCTGCATCTTGCGGCGGATTCGACGGACGAAGTTTCGCCGTCGCATTCGCAGTGAAAAGCTCATCCTGGCCATCGTGCTGACTTTCTGCCTCTTTTGGTTGCCCTACCACGTAATCAACATAGTGCAG GTTTCATGGGCTTTGTGTCCAGAAGGTCCAGTAAGAGATAA GTTGGAAAAAATTTGGCGCAACAGCCGCGCCGTCACCTCCTCCATCGCcttcatcagcagctgtgtgaacCCGGTGCTCTACTCCTTCGCCGGAAAGAACTACATCCGGAAAGAGGGCTGCGGTTTCATGGCCCGCTTGTTCGAGGGCACGGGGTCGGACTCTACCACCAGGAAGAGCCGACAGAACAGCCAGAACAGCCGcgacaaagacaaagaggtaGAATCCATCATGCTGAAGGACAAAGAGCCGTCCGTCACCAATTCAAACTCTAACAGCAAACCGGTGAAGAACGGCAAGTAG
- the LOC115058798 gene encoding GTPase IMAP family member 7-like: protein MEVPNTLRIVLLGKTGVGKSSLANSILGTNVFSFSDFEKSICQAKSGSVNGRHVTLVDTPGLISRDRSGEELKSEILGCISECAPGPHAFLIVLKVEKMTEQEKAVITQICQYFSEDILKYATVVFTHGDQLTEGMKIEEFVDQSDDLRELIKKCSGRCCVVDNKYWKNRQQDEYRTNQYQVAKLLDAIDEMIVKNKGGCYTTKMLTEWQAQQDERIKPSSASVFSIFKHLMNSLKRKPWAFVGAALGVLFIWKLMKNQHAAEAAETSLSM from the coding sequence TGCCAAACACATTGAGGATTGTCCTGCTTGGAAAAACTGGAGTTGGGAAGAGCAGCCTTGCTAACAGCATACTTGGAACAAACGTATTCAGCTTTTCTGATTTTGAAAAGAGCATTTGCCAAGCAAAGTCTGGATCTGTCAATGGAAGACACGTCACTTTGGTCGACACTCCTGGTCTCATTAGTCGCGACCGGTCTGGGGAGGAACTGAAGTCTGAGATACTGGGGTGTATCTCAGAGTGCGCTCCTGGGCCTCATGCTTTTCTTATCGTGctcaaagtggaaaaaatgacagagcaggagaaggcCGTCATCACCCAAATATGTCAGTATTTCTCAGAGGACATATTAAAATATGCTACAGTTGTCTTCACTCACGGTGACCAGCTGACCGAAGGAATGAAGATTGAGGAGTTTGTCGATCAGAGTGACGACCTGAGAGAGCTGATAAAGAAGTGCAGCGGTCggtgctgtgttgttgataaTAAATACTGGAAAAACAGGCAGCAGGACGAATACCGGACCAACCAATACCAGGTGGCAAAGCTGCTCGACGCCATAGACGAAATGATAGTGAAAAACAAAGGAGGCTGCTACACCACGAAGATGCTGACTGAATGGCAGGCACAACAAGACGAGCGCATTAAACCATCATCAGCATCTGTTTTCAGCATCTTCAAGCATCTGATGAACAGTCTAAAAAGGAAACCATGGGCATTCGTTGGAGCAGCATTAGGCGTGCTGTTCATTTGGAAGCTGATGAAAAACCAACAtgctgcagaggcagcagaaacATCCCTTTCCATGTAG
- the LOC115059047 gene encoding GTPase IMAP family member 7-like, translating to MEEPRRIVILGYTGAGKSSLANTIFGEEVFDISHAADSGTTNCQSATRSVYNRRITLVDTPGFFATMRAEEELKAEILRCITECAPGPHTFLIVQKVENFTVHENAVIEKILEYFSEEAFKYAAVVFTHGDQLSEGETIQDFVHHNEALNELVRNCGNRCHVIDNKYWKNESQEEYRSNKFQVQKLLQTIDDIFQKNGSTCYTNEMLQVVDKKIK from the exons ATGGAAG aGCCAAGGAGAATTGTCATCTTGGGCTATACTGGAGCTGGAAAGAGCAGCCTGGCCAACACCATCTTTGGAGAGGAGGTGTTCGACATCAGCCACGCTGCCGACTCTGGAACAACAAATTGTCAGTCAGCAACCAGATCTGTCTACAACAGGAGGATCACTTTGGTCGATACTCCTGGTTTCTTTGCCACAatgagagcagaagaagagctgaaagcAGAAATCCTGAGATGTATCACAGAGTGTGCTCCTGGGCCTCACACTTTCCTCATTGTACAGAAAGTAGAGAATTTCACAGTGCATGAGAACGCCGTCATTGAGAAAATATTGGAATATTTTTCTGAGGAGGCTTTTAAATATGCTGCTGTGGTCTTCACACATGGAGACCAGCTCTCCGAAGGAGAGACAATTCAAGATTTTGTTCATCACAATGAAGCACTGAATGAGCTTGTGAGGAACTGTGGCAATCGATGCCACGTCATCGATAACAAATACTGGAAAAATGAAAGTCAGGAAGAGTACAGGAGCAATAAGTTCCAGGTTCAGAAGCTGCTTCAAACAATTGATGACATATTTCAGAAAAACGGAAGTACCTGCTACACCAATGAGATGCTGCAAGTggtggataaaaaaataaaatga
- the LOC115058796 gene encoding GTPase IMAP family member 7-like: MEEPRRIVILGKTGAGKSSLANTIFGDEVFDISHAADSGTTNCQSETRSVYNRRITLVDTPGFFDTDRAEEELKAEILRCITECAPGPHAFLILLKVEKFTVHENAVVEKILEYFSEEAFKYAAVVFTHGDQLLQGETIQDFVQKNEKLNEVVGKCGHRCHVIDNKYWKNDSQEEYRSNKFQVQQLLQTINDIFLANGGTCYTNEMLQAVYKKVVEEETRLIHSGVDPSVIRQRAKDIVWEKLCQIWKDIAVPFLIEMIVGVANWFLSRFGHPPL; encoded by the exons ATGGAAG aGCCAAGGAGAATTGTCATCTTGGGAAAAACTGGAGCTGGAAAGAGCAGCCTGGCCAACACCATCTTTGGAGACGAGGTGTTCGACATCAGCCACGCTGCCGACTCTGGAACAACAAATTGTCAGTCAGAAACCAGATCTGTCTACAACAGGAGGATCACTTTGGTCGATACTCCTGGTTtctttgacacagacagagcagaagaagagctgaaagcAGAAATCCTGAGATGTATCACAGAGTGTGCTCCTGGGCCTCATGCCTTCCTCATTCTGCTGAAAGTAGAGAAGTTCACAGTGCATGAGAACGCCGTCGTTGAGAAAATATTGGAATATTTTTCTGAGGAGGCTTTTAAATATGCTGCTGTGGTCTTCACACATGGAGACCAGCTCCTCCAAGGAGAGACAATTCAAGATTTTGtccaaaagaatgaaaaattgAATGAGGTAGTGGGGAAGTGTGGCCATCGATGCCACGTCATCGATAACAAATACTGGAAAAATGACAGTCAGGAAGAGTACAGGAGTAATAAGTTCCAggttcagcagctgcttcaaaCAATTAATGACATATTTCTGGCGAACGGAGGAACCTGCTACACCAATGAGATGCTGCAAGCGGTGTACAAAAAAGTAGTAGAAGAGGAGACGCGCTTGATACACTCAGGCGTTGATCCATCAGTGATCAGACAGAGGGCTAAAGACATTGTATGGGAGAAGCTTTGTCAGATATGGAAAGACATTGCAGTGCCCTTCTTGATAGAAATGATTGTTGGTGTCGCAAACTGGTTCTTAAGCCGTTTTGGTCATCCCCCACTTTGA